Proteins encoded together in one Sphingomonas radiodurans window:
- a CDS encoding ferritin-like domain-containing protein, which yields MPASETLQEALDVRGHRRKERRDFFKSALGAVAVGVGAVSLPREAEAQTALTDVDILNFALNLEYLEAQFYAHAVSGMGLPGDQLAGTQTQGMVTGARRANLTDPQVIQYVREIAADEAAHVASLRRALGTAAVAQPTIDLSPTVFTAAAVAAEIDLGASGGVFDPYASDDNFLLAAYIFEDVGVTAYKGASPLLSNVDFVDAAAGLLAAEAFHAGIIRSALYRRGVDVPDLRESADKISDARDDLDGTEETDGPPQRTDSADQGISPITSIYGTASNFVPTNGRGIVFSRSSEQVHNIVYLTRSQVTAGGFFPAGTNNANPALRRSGAN from the coding sequence ATGCCGGCGAGCGAAACACTCCAGGAGGCGCTGGATGTGCGCGGTCACCGACGAAAAGAACGTCGAGATTTTTTCAAGAGTGCCTTGGGCGCAGTGGCTGTCGGCGTCGGTGCCGTGTCGCTTCCTCGGGAGGCGGAAGCCCAGACCGCTTTAACCGACGTCGATATTCTGAACTTCGCGCTTAACCTCGAGTACCTCGAGGCTCAATTCTACGCGCACGCGGTCAGCGGCATGGGTCTGCCGGGGGACCAGCTAGCCGGTACGCAGACGCAAGGCATGGTGACGGGTGCCCGCAGGGCGAATCTCACCGACCCCCAGGTAATCCAGTATGTCCGCGAGATCGCCGCCGACGAAGCAGCGCACGTTGCCTCGCTACGTAGGGCGCTTGGCACTGCTGCAGTGGCACAACCTACAATCGACCTGTCGCCGACCGTGTTCACCGCAGCGGCGGTAGCGGCGGAAATCGATCTCGGTGCATCGGGCGGCGTGTTCGACCCTTACGCGAGCGACGATAACTTTTTGCTTGCCGCCTACATCTTCGAAGACGTCGGCGTCACCGCCTACAAGGGCGCCTCGCCGTTGCTTAGCAATGTTGACTTCGTAGATGCCGCCGCTGGCTTGCTGGCGGCAGAGGCATTCCATGCCGGCATCATCCGCAGCGCGTTATACCGCCGCGGAGTCGATGTTCCGGATTTGCGCGAGAGCGCCGACAAAATCTCCGACGCGCGCGACGATCTAGACGGCACCGAGGAAACGGACGGGCCACCGCAACGCACCGACTCCGCTGATCAGGGCATATCGCCGATCACCTCGATCTACGGCACTGCGTCGAACTTCGTGCCCACAAACGGCCGAGGCATCGTGTTCAGCCGAAGTTCCGAGCAGGTTCACAACATCGTCTATCTGACGCGCAGCCAGGTCACCGCCGGCGGCTTTTTTCCGGCCGGCACCAACAACGCCAACCCAGCACTGCGCCGCTCCGGCGCGAACTGA
- a CDS encoding ferritin-like domain-containing protein, whose product MGDQIEFLELVERAEQQRLARRRFVRLCGGVAAMTGGLSLSSACGEDDGDGATPPPSPTPNPTTGVSEVDILNFALQLEYLEGAYYAYAVSGRGIDSNLLTGTGTQGPVVTGSGPGAARGVDFTDQVVREYAREIAADEVGHISYLRQTLGSSTVAQPTINLSGSASVDVGGTTAVGAFTAAARAAGVIGANDIFDPFANDENFLIGAYLLTDVGVTAYRGSARLITNKSYLEATAGIMATECYHDGVIRAELWRRGLTMPSIYTRISRISDARDGLDGPGETDQDIGTASAANLVPTDANGWVLGRTAPQVLNIIYQSRAAVTSGGFFPQGVNGTIRQSAANA is encoded by the coding sequence ATGGGCGATCAAATCGAATTCCTGGAGCTGGTGGAACGAGCCGAGCAGCAGCGCCTGGCACGTCGCCGCTTCGTCCGGCTTTGCGGTGGTGTAGCCGCCATGACGGGCGGGTTGTCGCTATCGTCTGCCTGCGGCGAAGATGACGGGGACGGTGCCACCCCGCCGCCGTCGCCAACACCCAACCCGACGACCGGCGTCAGCGAAGTGGACATCCTGAACTTCGCGTTGCAGCTCGAGTATCTCGAAGGCGCTTATTACGCGTATGCCGTGTCAGGACGGGGCATCGACTCCAACCTGTTGACCGGCACCGGCACACAGGGCCCGGTGGTCACTGGCAGCGGTCCTGGAGCGGCACGTGGTGTCGACTTCACCGATCAGGTGGTAAGGGAATACGCTCGCGAGATCGCTGCGGATGAGGTCGGGCACATCTCCTACCTGCGGCAGACGCTCGGCTCATCGACAGTGGCACAGCCGACGATCAATCTATCCGGCAGCGCCAGCGTCGATGTCGGAGGGACGACCGCCGTCGGCGCCTTCACTGCTGCTGCACGTGCTGCAGGCGTCATCGGCGCAAACGACATCTTCGATCCGTTCGCAAACGACGAGAACTTCCTCATTGGTGCGTACCTGCTGACCGATGTGGGCGTGACGGCCTACCGTGGTTCCGCCCGGCTAATCACCAACAAGTCCTACCTCGAGGCAACGGCGGGCATCATGGCCACCGAATGTTATCATGACGGTGTGATCCGCGCGGAGCTGTGGCGGCGTGGCTTGACCATGCCCAGCATCTACACGCGCATTTCCCGGATCTCGGACGCCCGCGACGGCTTGGATGGTCCGGGCGAAACCGATCAGGACATCGGCACGGCATCGGCCGCTAATCTGGTGCCTACCGATGCAAATGGCTGGGTGCTGGGGCGCACCGCGCCGCAAGTGCTCAATATTATCTATCAGAGCCGCGCGGCGGTAACGAGCGGCGGCTTCTTCCCACAGGGCGTAAATGGGACAATTCGGCAGAGCGCTGCCAACGCTTAG
- a CDS encoding TetR/AcrR family transcriptional regulator: MGRRSDHSREELRELILTAGETLMAEVGFANFSAREVAKRIGYSIGTIHNVFGSVDRLVTAINTRAFGAWADELERSLATADEDRIAALVEAYFRFARDHPRRWSAIYDHRPASETITEAEHAMRGRLMHIVAGEIATALHRPVDAALGTFARSLVATVHGHCSFAITGSWAAMGQHDAEMVALARVRESLAAYRGQS; encoded by the coding sequence ATGGGCAGACGATCCGATCACAGCCGCGAGGAATTGCGCGAACTGATCCTTACCGCCGGCGAAACGCTGATGGCGGAGGTTGGCTTTGCCAATTTCTCGGCGCGCGAGGTGGCCAAGCGGATCGGCTATTCGATCGGAACGATCCATAATGTGTTTGGCAGCGTCGATCGGCTCGTCACCGCGATCAATACTCGCGCGTTCGGCGCCTGGGCCGATGAGCTCGAACGCAGCCTCGCCACCGCCGACGAAGATCGCATCGCGGCCCTCGTCGAGGCGTATTTCCGCTTCGCGCGTGATCATCCACGGCGCTGGTCGGCGATCTACGATCACCGACCAGCTTCCGAGACGATCACCGAGGCCGAACATGCGATGCGCGGTCGACTGATGCACATTGTGGCAGGCGAGATCGCCACCGCGCTCCACCGCCCGGTCGATGCCGCGCTCGGCACTTTCGCGCGGTCGCTCGTCGCGACCGTCCACGGCCATTGCAGTTTCGCGATCACTGGATCGTGGGCAGCGATGGGCCAGCACGATGCCGAAATGGTGGCGCTCGCCCGCGTTCGCGAAAGCCTCGCCGCTTATCGCGGCCAATCTTGA
- a CDS encoding DUF5991 domain-containing protein produces MMFNTLKSAVALGLTATAAMLPVAASAAPLPTWYGSYVWEEPLGRVGGESRADSVAVFTTYRLSLQPAVRDTGCTVRIEGYQRYEQFKCTATPEGEKLIIKMFKLRPSDPGRAPLGTPMFTLIRTAGGGLVTQLQALTPSGDNTPSGGRFFRRG; encoded by the coding sequence ATGATGTTCAACACCCTAAAGTCCGCTGTTGCCCTTGGCCTCACCGCCACCGCCGCGATGCTTCCCGTCGCCGCAAGCGCCGCACCGCTCCCCACATGGTATGGCAGTTATGTCTGGGAGGAACCACTTGGCCGGGTCGGCGGCGAATCGCGCGCCGACAGCGTCGCAGTCTTCACCACCTATCGCCTGAGCCTGCAGCCCGCGGTTCGCGATACCGGCTGCACCGTCCGGATCGAAGGCTATCAGCGTTACGAGCAATTCAAATGCACCGCGACCCCGGAAGGCGAGAAGCTGATCATCAAGATGTTCAAGCTGCGCCCCAGCGATCCCGGTCGCGCGCCGCTCGGCACGCCGATGTTCACGCTGATCCGCACCGCCGGCGGCGGGCTAGTCACGCAGCTCCAGGCGCTCACCCCCTCGGGTGACAACACCCCCAGCGGCGGCCGCTTCTTCCGCCGCGGCTGA
- a CDS encoding FAD-binding oxidoreductase translates to MLLTGVSVLALGIAGSVAYVAPLAADPVGAKDCGLAVPLPPGGRGPGVSGGPQRIPAPAWAQRGGDVNDASCLSRTPVAGVVRPRSEREIAGALAYARANGLPLSAAGVKHSMGGQAFARGGMVLDMRAMNAVRLDRAARTVTVGAGATWHEIQQAIHPEFAVKAMQSTDIFSVGGSISVNAHGMDHQAGAVMASLRSIRLMLADGQVVTASRDENAELFRHVVGGYGLFGIILSATLDVVPNDIYRSERALIDYRAFPDTFAKIAADPAIGLSYVHLSTAPKSLLQEALVYTYRRMPEDQGLARAPLGDVAATKIRRLTVNLAKKNDTFKALKWWSEKELEHRLESCTVTRAQAMGDGEACLVARNDPMHDSVAYLFNNLPGETDILHEYFVPRDKIVPFIDGMRTVFRAQRANLVNASIRAVGTEDNALSYAPQPAFSVVLYLNQPTTEVGSAAMAKLTSSLIDLCSAQGGRFFLPYQLHYTPAQLARAYPEIGNFFAAKRAWDPEGRFTNNWYASYAPAFAMQPAAIRPSITAGAPAA, encoded by the coding sequence GTGTTGCTGACCGGAGTGTCGGTGCTGGCGCTGGGGATCGCTGGGAGCGTGGCGTATGTCGCGCCGCTCGCGGCGGATCCGGTGGGAGCAAAGGATTGCGGGCTCGCCGTGCCATTGCCGCCGGGCGGACGCGGGCCGGGCGTATCGGGCGGGCCGCAGCGGATCCCCGCCCCGGCCTGGGCGCAGCGCGGCGGTGACGTCAACGATGCGAGCTGCCTCAGCCGCACGCCGGTGGCTGGCGTGGTGCGGCCGCGCTCGGAACGCGAGATCGCAGGTGCGCTGGCCTATGCGCGGGCGAACGGGCTGCCGTTGTCGGCGGCGGGGGTGAAGCATTCGATGGGCGGGCAGGCGTTCGCGCGAGGCGGCATGGTGCTTGACATGCGCGCGATGAACGCGGTGCGGCTCGACCGAGCAGCGCGCACAGTGACGGTAGGCGCGGGCGCAACGTGGCACGAGATCCAGCAGGCGATCCACCCCGAGTTCGCAGTGAAGGCGATGCAATCGACCGACATCTTCTCGGTCGGCGGATCGATCTCGGTCAACGCACACGGGATGGATCATCAGGCCGGCGCGGTGATGGCGTCGCTGCGCTCGATCCGGCTGATGCTCGCCGACGGCCAGGTGGTGACGGCGTCGCGCGACGAGAATGCCGAGCTGTTCCGGCATGTCGTGGGTGGGTACGGGCTGTTCGGGATCATCCTCAGCGCCACGCTCGATGTGGTGCCCAACGACATTTATCGCTCCGAACGGGCGCTGATCGATTATCGCGCCTTCCCCGACACCTTCGCGAAAATCGCCGCGGATCCCGCGATCGGGCTGTCCTACGTCCATCTGTCGACCGCGCCCAAATCGCTGCTGCAGGAGGCGCTGGTTTATACCTATCGCCGGATGCCCGAGGATCAGGGGCTGGCGCGCGCGCCGCTCGGCGACGTGGCGGCGACCAAGATCCGCCGGCTGACGGTCAATCTCGCCAAGAAGAACGATACGTTCAAGGCGCTGAAATGGTGGAGCGAAAAGGAACTCGAGCACCGGCTGGAGAGCTGCACCGTGACGCGCGCGCAAGCGATGGGCGACGGCGAGGCGTGTCTCGTCGCGCGCAACGATCCGATGCACGACAGCGTGGCGTATCTGTTCAACAACCTGCCCGGCGAGACCGACATTCTGCATGAGTATTTCGTGCCGCGCGACAAGATCGTGCCGTTCATCGACGGGATGCGGACGGTGTTCCGCGCGCAGCGTGCCAATCTCGTCAACGCCTCGATCCGCGCGGTAGGGACCGAGGACAATGCGCTGAGCTATGCCCCGCAGCCGGCGTTTTCGGTGGTGCTGTACCTGAACCAGCCGACGACCGAGGTAGGCAGCGCGGCGATGGCGAAGCTGACGAGTTCGCTGATCGATTTGTGCTCGGCGCAAGGCGGCCGGTTCTTCTTGCCCTACCAGCTACATTACACGCCGGCACAGCTGGCGCGCGCCTATCCCGAAATTGGCAATTTCTTTGCGGCGAAGCGCGCCTGGGATCCCGAAGGGCGCTTCACCAACAACTGGTATGCGAGCTACGCCCCTGCCTTCGCGATGCAGCCTGCAGCGATCCGCCCCTCGATCACCGCGGGCGCGCCGGCGGCGTAG
- a CDS encoding DUF4383 domain-containing protein: MDRVRAFGWGYFALFILVVAIGYVPGFEDTDGNLFGLFKLDLYDDSLHLASGVWAGVAAYWSYSAARSYFRLFGPLYFLDGVLGLTTGSGYLDGGIFLYGPQDLSLLIRFFANLPHLVIGGVAIWVGYRLAARPRPGFA, from the coding sequence ATGGATCGGGTACGGGCATTCGGCTGGGGGTATTTCGCCTTGTTCATCCTGGTCGTAGCAATTGGCTATGTGCCCGGCTTCGAGGATACCGACGGCAATCTGTTCGGACTGTTCAAGCTCGATCTGTACGACGATAGCCTGCATCTTGCCTCGGGGGTCTGGGCTGGCGTTGCGGCCTATTGGTCGTATAGCGCGGCACGCAGCTATTTCCGGCTGTTCGGGCCGCTCTACTTCCTTGATGGCGTACTCGGACTGACCACCGGAAGCGGCTATCTGGACGGCGGGATCTTCCTCTACGGGCCGCAGGATTTATCGCTGTTGATCCGCTTTTTCGCCAATCTTCCACACCTTGTGATCGGCGGCGTGGCAATCTGGGTTGGGTACCGGCTCGCCGCGCGCCCGCGGCCGGGCTTCGCATGA
- a CDS encoding zinc ribbon domain-containing protein translates to MAFCTDCGTQLPAGARFCPSCGATAASGDTVAAPVNETSRPPLPGDIPPEAVTTPPSGTSCAPPVQSAGSGGSGLAWIVPLLIVIAALAIGYTMLAPGRDGPQSATQVAGGEKGAEETDANPFESRPADQPSTTRSVDRAAADAERLSSGSATSAAALDSAFFRDPAGAASIYRGPVRVSGVIASMVQPGPTPALSMEGRTRFNYMIVNFPVGYRERLAPLAKGQFIQVACEEVRSLAGTTILDGCALN, encoded by the coding sequence ATGGCATTCTGCACCGATTGTGGCACGCAACTTCCCGCCGGGGCGCGTTTCTGCCCAAGCTGCGGCGCGACCGCCGCCTCCGGCGACACGGTCGCCGCACCCGTGAACGAGACATCGCGACCGCCGCTGCCAGGCGATATCCCGCCTGAGGCGGTAACCACCCCTCCCTCAGGCACGTCTTGTGCGCCACCTGTCCAGTCAGCCGGCAGCGGCGGCAGTGGTCTCGCTTGGATCGTGCCGTTGTTGATCGTGATCGCCGCGCTGGCGATCGGCTACACGATGTTGGCGCCGGGCCGCGATGGCCCCCAATCGGCTACTCAGGTTGCCGGCGGTGAGAAAGGCGCTGAGGAGACCGATGCGAACCCGTTTGAGTCCAGGCCAGCCGACCAGCCTAGCACGACGCGCTCCGTCGATCGGGCCGCCGCGGACGCCGAGCGGCTCTCGAGCGGTAGCGCGACATCGGCGGCAGCGCTTGACTCCGCCTTTTTTCGCGACCCAGCAGGCGCCGCATCGATCTATCGCGGCCCAGTCCGCGTCTCCGGCGTGATTGCGTCAATGGTGCAGCCGGGGCCGACCCCGGCGCTATCAATGGAGGGGCGCACGCGGTTCAACTACATGATCGTGAACTTCCCGGTCGGCTATCGTGAACGGCTGGCGCCGCTGGCTAAGGGACAGTTCATTCAGGTGGCCTGCGAGGAAGTGCGGTCGCTAGCTGGCACAACGATCCTCGACGGCTGCGCGCTGAATTGA
- a CDS encoding tetratricopeptide repeat-containing sulfotransferase family protein: protein MIACDPAAAVTEARAAIRDLPDLVQAYRLLASALRAVGDVSDAEQQEMRAVDVALRNPAVVRARREFASGRTETAAQEIGFHLRTDPENPGALHLLGQIAEHSHALREAEGLFRRAVALAPIYYDARLSLASLLNKTRQTDEALSAIDAVLAREPAHLKALSLKATMLVQHRRAEAAGAAFSTLLIHHPHAWRGWMNHGHFLKASGRIDQAVAAYRRAITIAPEHGILWWALANLKPVPLDAADIVKIDAALATSKDPADRVHLHFALGNGLDALGDHATAIEQLRAGNALRHSLAPHDADRFSALIRKSEDLFTAKFLEERARFGAPAADPIFIVGMPRSGSTLIEQILASHPSVEGTEELRDLNEAVKSIMVGRRADSYLDLLPSLSAGSWRAVGERYLNSTARYRRTDRPFFTDKMPSNWIYTGLILLALPNARIIDVRRHPMACGFANFAQHYNWGNSFAYDLCGIGSFYSDYVRLMTHFDRMAPGRVHRVHHEAIVKDLEGEVRRLLDYLALPFDAACLRFFETERAVHTPSTTQVRRPIDGSGLRRWEAYKDWLGPLEQALEPLLQYYPATPHDG from the coding sequence ATGATCGCGTGCGACCCTGCTGCCGCGGTGACCGAAGCCAGAGCTGCAATCCGCGACTTGCCGGACTTGGTACAAGCTTATCGCTTGCTTGCTTCGGCGTTGCGCGCCGTCGGCGATGTTTCCGACGCTGAGCAACAGGAGATGCGGGCGGTCGATGTCGCGCTTCGCAATCCAGCTGTCGTGCGCGCTCGACGTGAGTTTGCCTCCGGCCGGACCGAAACGGCGGCACAAGAGATCGGGTTCCATTTACGCACAGATCCCGAGAACCCCGGCGCACTGCACCTTCTCGGTCAAATCGCCGAACATTCTCATGCGCTGCGCGAGGCGGAGGGTCTGTTCCGTCGCGCAGTAGCGCTCGCCCCTATTTATTACGACGCGCGACTTAGCCTCGCCAGCCTGCTCAACAAGACCCGGCAGACCGACGAGGCTCTGAGCGCGATCGATGCAGTGCTGGCGCGCGAACCCGCCCATCTCAAGGCGCTGTCGCTTAAGGCCACGATGCTGGTTCAGCACCGCCGTGCCGAAGCCGCAGGCGCTGCGTTTTCTACGTTGCTGATTCACCATCCGCACGCTTGGCGAGGATGGATGAACCACGGCCACTTTCTGAAAGCATCCGGCCGCATCGACCAGGCGGTTGCCGCGTACCGTCGGGCGATCACGATTGCACCGGAACACGGCATCCTGTGGTGGGCGCTCGCGAACCTGAAGCCGGTGCCGCTCGACGCGGCGGACATCGTCAAGATCGACGCTGCGCTTGCAACGAGCAAAGACCCTGCCGATCGCGTGCATCTGCACTTCGCGCTCGGCAACGGATTGGATGCGCTTGGCGACCATGCCACCGCCATCGAACAGTTGCGCGCGGGAAACGCGCTCCGCCATTCGCTGGCGCCGCACGACGCTGATCGGTTCTCGGCTCTAATCCGAAAATCGGAGGATCTCTTCACAGCCAAGTTCCTAGAGGAACGCGCGCGGTTCGGCGCGCCAGCTGCCGATCCGATCTTCATCGTGGGTATGCCGCGGTCCGGCTCGACATTGATCGAACAAATTCTGGCAAGTCATCCCTCTGTCGAGGGTACTGAGGAGCTTCGTGATCTGAACGAAGCAGTCAAATCGATCATGGTCGGCCGTCGTGCCGACAGCTATCTTGACCTTCTGCCCTCGCTCTCCGCAGGATCGTGGCGTGCCGTTGGCGAGCGCTATCTTAACTCAACTGCGAGGTATCGCCGAACGGACCGGCCATTCTTTACTGATAAGATGCCGAGCAACTGGATTTATACCGGATTGATCCTTCTTGCCTTGCCGAACGCCCGGATCATCGATGTGCGACGTCATCCCATGGCGTGCGGGTTCGCCAACTTCGCACAGCATTACAATTGGGGAAACAGCTTCGCCTACGACCTGTGCGGGATCGGCAGTTTCTACTCCGATTATGTGCGGTTGATGACCCATTTCGATCGGATGGCGCCAGGCCGAGTACATCGCGTACACCACGAGGCGATAGTCAAGGACCTTGAAGGGGAAGTGCGGCGGCTGCTGGACTATCTCGCATTGCCGTTCGATGCAGCCTGTCTGCGGTTCTTTGAAACCGAACGTGCTGTGCATACTCCTAGTACCACGCAGGTCCGTCGCCCAATTGACGGTAGCGGTCTCCGCCGATGGGAGGCCTATAAGGATTGGCTCGGCCCGCTTGAGCAAGCTCTCGAGCCTTTGTTGCAATACTATCCAGCGACACCGCACGACGGGTAG
- a CDS encoding IS3 family transposase (programmed frameshift), with translation MKRSKFSEAQIAFVLKQAEDGTTVGEVCRKTGISEATFYAWRKKYAGLMPSEMRRLRQLEEENAKLKRLVADLSLDKAMLQDVVSPKALRPDRRRQLVDDVRSTWQVSIRRACGVLRAERSSYHYRGRRADQADLKKRMREIAETRVRYGYRRIHVLLRREGWDVNAKRIYRLYKEMGLQLRHKPPKRRVKAKLREGRCAASCSNEVWAMDFVHDQLATGSKLRILTVVDTFSRFSPAVVPRFGFRAPDVVEVLERVCSEVGFPASIRVDQGSEFISRDLDLWAYTRGVTLDFSRPGKPTDNAFIESFNGKFRAECLNQHWFMSLDDAVRKCETWRRDYNEVRPHSAIGNKPPISLVNRSAAHGPPLPAEAG, from the exons ATGAAAAGGTCGAAGTTTTCGGAGGCGCAGATCGCCTTCGTGTTGAAGCAGGCCGAAGACGGCACGACCGTCGGCGAGGTGTGTCGGAAGACCGGGATCAGCGAGGCGACGTTCTATGCCTGGCGCAAGAAGTATGCGGGGTTGATGCCGTCCGAGATGCGGCGGTTGCGCCAGCTTGAAGAGGAAAATGCCAAGCTGAAGCGGCTGGTCGCTGATCTCAGCCTCGACAAGGCGATGTTGCAGGATGTCGTCTCGC CGAAAGCTCTGAGGCCTGACCGGCGTCGGCAGCTCGTCGACGATGTTCGAAGCACCTGGCAAGTCAGCATCAGGCGGGCGTGCGGCGTGCTTCGGGCGGAACGATCGAGCTACCACTATCGTGGGCGCCGCGCCGATCAGGCCGATCTGAAGAAGCGGATGAGGGAGATCGCCGAGACGCGGGTGCGTTATGGTTATCGCCGCATCCATGTGCTGCTCCGGCGGGAGGGCTGGGACGTGAACGCGAAGCGGATCTATCGGCTTTACAAAGAGATGGGGCTACAGCTGCGGCATAAGCCACCGAAGCGCCGGGTGAAGGCGAAGCTGAGAGAAGGCCGCTGCGCGGCGTCTTGTTCGAATGAAGTGTGGGCCATGGACTTCGTCCATGACCAACTCGCCACGGGATCGAAGCTGCGCATCTTGACCGTGGTCGACACCTTCAGCCGGTTCTCGCCGGCGGTTGTTCCGCGGTTCGGCTTCCGGGCTCCCGACGTGGTGGAAGTGCTCGAACGGGTATGCAGCGAGGTGGGCTTCCCAGCGTCGATCCGTGTCGATCAAGGCAGCGAGTTCATCTCGCGTGACCTCGACCTGTGGGCGTATACGCGCGGCGTCACGCTCGACTTCAGTCGGCCCGGCAAGCCGACCGACAATGCGTTCATCGAGTCCTTCAACGGCAAATTCCGGGCGGAATGCCTGAACCAGCACTGGTTCATGAGCCTCGACGATGCCGTCCGAAAATGCGAGACTTGGCGCAGAGACTACAATGAGGTGCGACCGCATAGCGCCATCGGCAACAAACCGCCGATATCGCTAGTGAACCGGTCAGCGGCACATGGCCCGCCGCTGCCGGCAGAAGCTGGATGA
- a CDS encoding integrase catalytic domain-containing protein, giving the protein MDFVHDQLAVGSKLRILTVIDTCSRFSPAVVPRFNFLAPDVIEVLERVRGEVGYAASIRLDQASEFVSRDLDLWAEQLRLRRRAASLDGCGGVHEGRHAGLL; this is encoded by the coding sequence ATGGACTTCGTCCATGACCAACTCGCCGTGGGGTCGAAGCTGCGCATCCTGACGGTGATCGACACGTGCAGCCGGTTCTCGCCAGCGGTGGTGCCGCGATTCAACTTCCTGGCACCAGACGTGATCGAGGTGCTGGAACGCGTGCGCGGCGAGGTTGGCTACGCGGCCTCGATCCGGTTGGATCAGGCCAGTGAGTTTGTCTCCAGAGACCTCGACTTATGGGCGGAGCAGCTAAGGCTCCGGCGACGCGCAGCGTCGCTGGACGGCTGCGGAGGGGTACATGAAGGGCGCCACGCTGGACTTCTCTAG
- a CDS encoding integrase core domain-containing protein, with the protein MKGATLDFSRPGTPTDNAFIEPPSGKFRAECLNQHCFMSLDDAVGSRETWRRYYNEVRPHHAIGNKPPITPVNRSAAHGPSLSAGAG; encoded by the coding sequence ATGAAGGGCGCCACGCTGGACTTCTCTAGGCCCGGCACGCCAACCGACAACGCGTTCATCGAGCCGCCCAGCGGCAAGTTCCGGGCGGAATGCCTGAACCAGCATTGCTTCATGAGCCTCGACGATGCGGTCGGGTCACGCGAGACTTGGCGTAGATACTATAACGAGGTGAGGCCACATCACGCGATCGGCAATAAGCCGCCGATAACGCCGGTGAACCGGTCAGCGGCACATGGCCCGTCGCTGTCTGCAGGCGCTGGATGA
- a CDS encoding M48 family metalloprotease, which produces MIVSTILSAIVQAAPAPQAFDPVEATNAYLATISSVARARSDAYFEGGYWLILWNALVSVGVAWGLLQAGVVSRLSERATAWTKGRKAGRAFIFACLYLALTGVVTLPWSIYVGWLREHQYGMSNQTLPAWLGEWLIGTAIGTILGGLALLGLLTLYRKLTRSWWAWGTLASGFFLLVGLLLGPVFIEPLFNRYTPMPASPLRAQILQMAQANGVPTSNVLVVDASRQTKRISANVAGVGPTVRVALNDNLLNRTSPPEVRAVMGHELGHYVLGHTASLLIGFTLIAGLFLLVLDHATPWLVGRYGSRWHISGRDDPAMLVPATIVASLLAVLLTPVTNSLIRFHETQADYFGINTSRAPDGWARVALRLGEYRKLEPSRLEEIVFFDHPSGRTRILMSMQWKAHHLGEPDLQ; this is translated from the coding sequence ATGATAGTTTCAACGATCCTGTCGGCGATCGTGCAGGCGGCGCCTGCCCCGCAGGCATTCGATCCTGTAGAGGCAACCAATGCCTATCTTGCCACCATCAGCAGCGTCGCCCGGGCGCGCTCCGACGCCTATTTCGAAGGCGGCTACTGGCTAATCCTGTGGAACGCTCTGGTGAGCGTGGGTGTTGCCTGGGGCTTATTGCAGGCCGGGGTGGTTTCGCGCCTCTCTGAAAGGGCTACCGCCTGGACAAAGGGCCGCAAGGCCGGTCGCGCTTTCATTTTCGCGTGTCTGTATTTGGCCCTGACCGGCGTGGTAACGCTGCCCTGGTCAATCTACGTCGGCTGGCTGCGCGAGCATCAGTACGGGATGTCCAACCAAACGCTTCCGGCATGGCTCGGCGAGTGGCTGATCGGGACGGCGATCGGCACAATCCTCGGTGGGTTGGCGCTGTTGGGGCTCCTGACCCTCTACCGAAAACTGACGCGCAGTTGGTGGGCGTGGGGCACCCTCGCCAGCGGCTTTTTCCTGCTCGTCGGGCTGTTACTTGGCCCGGTGTTCATCGAGCCGCTGTTCAATCGCTACACCCCAATGCCGGCATCGCCGCTGCGCGCTCAGATCCTGCAAATGGCGCAAGCCAATGGCGTGCCGACGTCCAACGTGCTGGTGGTCGACGCGTCGCGCCAGACCAAGCGTATCTCCGCCAACGTGGCAGGTGTCGGCCCCACCGTCCGGGTCGCGCTCAATGACAATCTGCTGAACCGCACGTCTCCGCCGGAGGTGCGCGCAGTGATGGGGCACGAGCTCGGTCACTACGTTCTCGGTCACACTGCCTCGCTGCTGATCGGTTTCACCCTTATCGCCGGGCTGTTTCTCCTCGTGCTTGATCACGCCACCCCGTGGCTGGTGGGACGTTACGGGAGCCGTTGGCACATCAGTGGGCGCGATGACCCTGCGATGCTCGTGCCTGCGACGATCGTCGCCAGCCTACTCGCCGTCTTGCTGACGCCGGTGACGAACAGCCTGATCCGCTTCCATGAAACACAAGCCGACTATTTCGGCATCAACACGTCGCGCGCACCAGATGGCTGGGCGCGAGTTGCACTGAGACTAGGCGAGTATCGCAAGCTGGAACCGAGCCGGCTCGAAGAGATCGTATTCTTCGACCATCCGTCCGGACGGACACGCATCCTCATGAGCATGCAGTGGAAGGCGCACCACCTAGGCGAGCCTGATCTGCAGTAA